Part of the Gemmatimonadota bacterium genome, TCCACCGGATCTCTCTAGGTGCCACGCCCACGTTCGATTCCGCTCGCATGATGCTGCGGATCGAGAGTTCGAATTGTTGGCCACGCACGGGCTCGGGCACGTGATCGGCAACGGTCTGTGCCGTCGCGGTGGTCACCCCAGCGAACACTCCAACGATCAGCGAAGCGGCCAACGAGGGCAGCCTCTTCATCATGTCACTCCGCGGCACCGTCAGTCTCCCATGCAGGTTCCCAAGGCCCTGGCGGTCTGAATGATGTCGCCGTCCAAGGGCACGGTCTTGATTGTTGCGATCGCCTGACCGAGCGGGACAGCCAGCACATCAGGTGGATCGAGCGCGACCATACATCCGAAGCGCCCGTCTCGCACCAGTTTGACGGCGGCGGCGCCGAAGCGAAGCGCCAGCAGTCGGTCGTATGAATTCGGGCCACCCCCCCGCTGTAGGTGGCCGAGCACCAGGTGGCGGTTCTCGCGGCCCGTACGGTCCTCGATGTCCATCGCGACTCTATGAGCCATGCCCCCCAACCGCTCCTGGCCGCGGCCGGCCTGCTGGAAGAGCGGCTTGCCGCCCACCGGGAACGCACCCTCGGCGACCACCACGATCGCGAACTCGCGGCGCTCGACGACGTAGCGTTCTTCGATCTTGTCACAGACGCGGTCGAGATCATAGGGGATTTCCGGGATCAAGATGACATCGGCGCTACCGGCGACCCCGGAGAAGAGCGCGATCCACCCCGCGTGGCGCCCCATCACCTCGACGACCATGACCCGCTGGTGCGCCTCTGCCGTGGAATGGAGCTTATCGATGGCGTCCGTCGCGGTCTCGACTGCGGTCAGGAAGCCGAACGTGAGGTTGGTGGCGGCGAGATCGTTGTCGATCGTCTTGGGCACGCCCACCACCTTGAGACCCTTCTGGAAGAGCGTGTGCGCGATCTTGAGTGAGCCATCGCCTCCGATCGCGATCAGCGCGTCGATCCCCCGCTCCGCCAACGCGTCAATGACGTCTTGTGATCGGTCGACGTAGGTCACCGAGCCGTCCTCTGCCTCTACCGGCCATCGCAGGGGATTCCCCCGATTCGTCGTGCCCAGAATCGTCCCGCCCTGATGGGTGATACCGCGCACCGCAGCTCGGTCGAGAGGGACGACGCCGTCTCCGTCGAACAGCCCGTCGTAGCTTTCCCGAATGCCGAACACCTCCCATCCGAGCCGCTCGGCGGACAGCACCACCGCTCGAATGACGGCG contains:
- a CDS encoding ATP-dependent 6-phosphofructokinase; its protein translation is MSTDIRRIAVNTGGGDAPGLNAVIRAVVLSAERLGWEVFGIRESYDGLFDGDGVVPLDRAAVRGITHQGGTILGTTNRGNPLRWPVEAEDGSVTYVDRSQDVIDALAERGIDALIAIGGDGSLKIAHTLFQKGLKVVGVPKTIDNDLAATNLTFGFLTAVETATDAIDKLHSTAEAHQRVMVVEVMGRHAGWIALFSGVAGSADVILIPEIPYDLDRVCDKIEERYVVERREFAIVVVAEGAFPVGGKPLFQQAGRGQERLGGMAHRVAMDIEDRTGRENRHLVLGHLQRGGGPNSYDRLLALRFGAAAVKLVRDGRFGCMVALDPPDVLAVPLGQAIATIKTVPLDGDIIQTARALGTCMGD